From Pseudomonas sp. stari2, a single genomic window includes:
- the gspE gene encoding type II secretion system ATPase GspE gives MSALPYAWAKAQRILLRDGVLTVCPSTPGWSISEVRRQFGAARLERVRDDELDGLLAAAYADTGSAAAVVGAAENEVDLDRLMQDMPEITDLLDTQDGAPVIRMINALLTQAARDEASDIHIEPFETHSVVRYRVDGTLRDVVSPRKALHGALVSRIKIMAQLDIAEKRLPQDGRIALRVAGRPIDIRVSTVPTGHGERVVMRLLDKQAGRLHLETLGMDAQVLAKLDHLIRQPHGIVLVTGPTGSGKTTSLYAALARLDASTSNILTVEDPVEYDLPGISQIQVNAKIDMTFALALRAILRQDPDIIMIGEIRDLETAQIAVQASLTGHLVLATLHTNDAVSAVNRLIDMGVEPFLLASSMLGVLAQRLVRRLCNQCKQEDPATPGTWRPVGCAACNHTGYSGRTGIHELFCIDDDIRTLIHQGAGEQALRAAASKAGMFSLREDGERWIRSGVTAPEEILRVTRDA, from the coding sequence ATGAGCGCATTGCCTTACGCCTGGGCCAAGGCGCAGCGGATCCTGCTGCGCGACGGCGTGCTGACGGTGTGCCCGTCGACGCCGGGCTGGTCGATCAGCGAGGTGCGCCGGCAGTTCGGTGCGGCCAGGCTTGAGCGGGTGCGCGATGACGAACTCGACGGCTTGCTCGCTGCTGCTTACGCCGATACCGGGAGCGCGGCGGCGGTGGTCGGTGCGGCGGAGAACGAAGTCGACCTCGACCGCCTGATGCAGGACATGCCGGAAATCACCGACCTGCTCGACACTCAGGACGGCGCGCCGGTGATCCGCATGATCAACGCCTTGCTCACCCAGGCGGCGCGGGACGAGGCCAGCGACATTCACATCGAACCGTTCGAAACCCATTCGGTGGTGCGCTACCGGGTCGACGGCACCTTGCGCGACGTGGTCTCGCCGCGCAAAGCGTTGCACGGTGCGCTGGTGTCGCGGATCAAGATCATGGCGCAGCTCGATATCGCCGAAAAACGCTTGCCGCAGGATGGCCGCATTGCGTTGCGCGTCGCGGGGCGGCCCATCGACATTCGTGTTTCCACCGTGCCCACCGGTCATGGCGAGCGGGTGGTGATGCGTCTGCTCGACAAACAAGCCGGGCGCCTGCATCTGGAAACCCTGGGCATGGACGCGCAGGTGCTGGCGAAACTCGATCACCTGATCCGCCAGCCCCACGGCATTGTGCTGGTCACCGGCCCGACTGGTAGCGGCAAGACGACGAGTTTGTATGCGGCGCTGGCGCGGCTCGATGCGAGCACCAGCAACATCCTCACCGTGGAAGACCCGGTGGAGTACGACCTGCCGGGCATCAGCCAGATTCAGGTCAACGCCAAGATCGACATGACCTTCGCCCTCGCGCTGCGGGCGATTCTGCGGCAAGACCCGGACATCATCATGATCGGCGAGATCCGCGATTTGGAAACCGCGCAGATCGCAGTGCAGGCTTCGCTGACTGGTCACCTGGTGCTGGCGACGTTGCACACCAACGACGCGGTGTCGGCGGTCAACCGTTTGATCGACATGGGTGTCGAGCCGTTTCTGCTGGCCTCATCGATGCTCGGTGTTTTGGCCCAGCGTTTGGTGCGGCGCTTGTGCAATCAGTGCAAACAGGAAGACCCGGCGACGCCCGGCACCTGGCGTCCGGTCGGTTGTGCGGCGTGCAATCACACCGGTTACAGCGGTCGCACCGGAATTCATGAATTGTTCTGCATCGATGACGACATCCGCACCCTGATTCACCAAGGGGCAGGGGAGCAGGCGTTGCGCGCGGCGGCGAGCAAGGCCGGGATGTTCAGCCTGCGCGAGGACGGCGAACGCTGGATTCGCAGCGGTGTCACAGCGCCGGAAGAAATCCTTCGCGTGACACGGGACGCCTGA
- the gspF gene encoding type II secretion system inner membrane protein GspF, giving the protein MNRYRFEAADASGKIESGHLEAESQGAAFGVLRGRGLTALSVEKESNVSQHGGGGLFSAKLSDNDLAWATRQLSSLLGASLPLEAALSATVEQAEKKHIAHTLSAVRADVRSGMRLAEALAARPRDFPEIYRALIAAGEESGDLAQVMERLADYIEERNNLRGKILTAFIYPGVVGLVSIGIVIFLLSYVVPQVVSAFSQARQDLPGLTLAMLNASDFIRAWGWLCAGIMAGAFWSWRLYLRNPAARLSWHHRVLKLPLIGRFVLGLNTARFASTLAILGGAGVPLLRALEAARQTLSNDRLSLSVNEATAKVREGVNLAAALKVENVFPPVLIHLIASGEKTGALPPMLERAAQTLSRDIERRAMGMTALLEPLMIVVMGGVVLVIVMAVLLPIIEINQLVQ; this is encoded by the coding sequence ATGAATCGCTATCGTTTTGAAGCCGCCGATGCCAGCGGCAAGATCGAATCCGGGCATCTTGAAGCGGAGAGTCAGGGCGCCGCGTTTGGCGTGTTGCGCGGTCGTGGCTTGACGGCGTTGTCGGTGGAGAAGGAAAGCAATGTCTCCCAGCATGGCGGCGGTGGCTTGTTCAGCGCCAAGCTGTCGGACAACGATCTGGCCTGGGCCACGCGACAGCTATCGAGCTTGCTCGGTGCCAGTCTGCCACTGGAAGCGGCGCTGAGTGCCACGGTCGAACAAGCCGAGAAAAAACACATCGCTCACACCCTCAGCGCCGTACGCGCGGACGTGCGCAGCGGCATGCGCCTGGCCGAAGCACTGGCGGCGCGGCCACGGGATTTTCCGGAGATTTACCGGGCGCTGATTGCGGCGGGTGAGGAGTCAGGCGATCTGGCGCAGGTGATGGAGCGGCTTGCGGATTACATCGAAGAACGCAACAACCTGCGCGGCAAGATTCTCACCGCGTTCATCTATCCGGGCGTGGTCGGGCTGGTGTCGATCGGCATTGTGATTTTCCTGTTGAGCTACGTGGTGCCGCAGGTGGTCAGCGCGTTTTCCCAGGCGCGGCAGGATCTGCCGGGGCTGACTTTGGCGATGCTCAATGCCAGTGACTTCATCCGTGCCTGGGGCTGGTTGTGCGCCGGGATCATGGCCGGCGCGTTCTGGAGCTGGCGCCTGTATTTGCGCAACCCGGCGGCGCGCTTGAGTTGGCATCATCGGGTGCTGAAGTTGCCTCTGATCGGGCGGTTTGTGCTGGGGCTGAACACCGCACGGTTCGCCTCGACCCTGGCAATTCTCGGCGGCGCCGGGGTGCCTTTGTTAAGAGCATTGGAAGCGGCGCGGCAGACCTTGTCCAATGATCGCTTGAGCCTGAGCGTCAATGAGGCCACCGCCAAGGTGCGAGAGGGCGTCAATCTGGCGGCTGCGCTGAAAGTAGAGAACGTGTTTCCGCCGGTGCTGATTCACCTGATCGCCAGCGGCGAGAAAACCGGTGCGCTGCCGCCGATGCTGGAGCGTGCGGCGCAAACCCTGTCCCGCGATATCGAACGCCGGGCCATGGGCATGACTGCGTTGCTTGAGCCGCTGATGATCGTAGTGATGGGCGGGGTGGTGCTGGTGATCGTGATGGCGGTGTTGCTGCCGATCATCGAGATCAACCAACTCGTGCAGTAG
- a CDS encoding substrate-binding domain-containing protein, translated as MFKRTLIAASLTVAALASAQAMAANVTGGGATLPAALYKGSSNSILPANFSYLGTGSGTGKTAFLTNNSALFNTTGSVHFAGSDSILSASEISTYNTNFGASYGPLIQLPSVATSVAIPYKKSGQTALNLTSAQLCDVFSGTAKTWGQLLGNSDATPVRVVYRTTSSGTSEILTRHLNNVCSTKFSVNSTFANSLLPAGTTLPSSFVGVANTADVAVAVNAVDGSIGYVGPDGVNASSNAVVSRVNGVQPTPANVTTALSSVALPTTPSNPAQWAPVVANPSSGYPIAAYTNLIFGQCYKDATVAADIKSFLTTHYSVPGNAAATINHGFSVVPTNWKNAVTANFITNTSGNNLDINNASVCNAIGRPL; from the coding sequence ATGTTCAAGCGCACTCTGATCGCAGCTTCCCTGACCGTCGCTGCCCTGGCTTCCGCCCAGGCCATGGCTGCCAACGTAACCGGTGGTGGCGCGACTCTGCCTGCCGCTCTGTACAAAGGCTCTAGCAACAGCATCCTGCCAGCCAACTTCAGCTACCTGGGTACCGGTAGCGGCACCGGCAAGACCGCTTTCCTGACCAACAACTCGGCACTGTTCAATACCACCGGTTCGGTCCACTTCGCCGGTAGCGACTCGATCCTCAGCGCTTCGGAAATCAGCACCTACAACACCAACTTCGGCGCTTCGTACGGCCCGCTGATCCAACTGCCTTCGGTGGCCACTTCGGTTGCCATTCCGTACAAAAAATCCGGTCAGACCGCTCTGAACCTGACCAGCGCTCAGCTGTGCGACGTGTTCTCCGGCACTGCCAAGACCTGGGGTCAACTGCTGGGCAACTCCGATGCCACCCCGGTTCGTGTGGTTTATCGCACCACTTCCAGCGGCACCTCGGAAATCCTCACCCGTCACCTGAACAACGTCTGCTCGACCAAGTTCTCGGTCAACTCGACCTTCGCCAACTCGCTGCTGCCAGCCGGCACCACATTGCCATCGAGCTTCGTCGGTGTTGCCAACACTGCTGACGTCGCTGTTGCGGTGAACGCGGTTGACGGTTCCATCGGTTATGTCGGTCCGGACGGCGTGAACGCCAGCAGCAACGCCGTGGTGTCCCGCGTCAACGGCGTGCAGCCGACCCCGGCCAACGTGACTACCGCGCTGTCTTCGGTTGCACTGCCAACCACTCCGTCGAACCCTGCCCAGTGGGCACCGGTTGTCGCCAACCCATCCAGCGGTTACCCGATCGCTGCCTACACCAACCTGATCTTCGGCCAGTGCTACAAGGATGCAACCGTGGCCGCTGACATCAAATCCTTCCTGACCACTCACTACAGCGTGCCGGGCAACGCTGCAGCGACCATCAACCACGGCTTCAGCGTTGTTCCGACCAACTGGAAAAACGCCGTCACCGCCAACTTCATCACCAACACCAGCGGCAACAACCTGGACATCAACAACGCCAGCGTGTGCAACGCTATCGGTCGTCCTTTGTAA